Genomic DNA from Mauremys mutica isolate MM-2020 ecotype Southern chromosome 13, ASM2049712v1, whole genome shotgun sequence:
tggctggtgagtcttgcccacatgctcagggtttagctgatcgccatatttggggtcgggaaggaattttcctccagggcagattggcagaggccctggaggtttttcaccttcctctgcagcatggggcatggggcacttgctggaggattctctgcaccttgaggtctttaaaccacaatttgaggacttcgatAACTCGGACATAGGTCAGGGATTTGTtgttgaagtggatgggtgagattctgtggcctgcattgtgcaggaggtcagactagatgatcatgatggtcccttctgaccttaaagtccatgAGTCTATGAGAGACCTAGCTATGGCCTAAAGTGGCTCTCTGTCCACTTGATCCAGTTTTCAAGGATCTGGCTCTGTAATCTCAGATCTAGCAGCTGAGCATGGGTCCAGGGCTGTAAAACCCAGGTCCGGATTGGGCAGCCGAACATGGGTCTGGGAGCCATAAAACCCAGGTCCAGACTGTGCAGCCGAGCATGGGTCCAGGGCTGTAAAACCCAGGTCTGGATTGGGCAGCCGCGTGTGGGTCTGGGAGCCATAACACCTGGCTTTAACACTTCATGCATTTGTAAATGGGTTTGGGATCACCTGTTGCCTGGTTATACCAATGAGTGGAGCAGCTTGAGTcagaattttcaaaataaaaatgtattaatgaGAGAGAAAATAGAATGCAGAAATAGTGAGAGAGAAACCTCTTCTGCGAGGGGACAGAGGAGTGCGATATAAAGACCTAGAAAGAGAGATCAGTGCGGATAAGCCCAACTCGTTTGGAGAGAGTCAGAAAGACGCTGCTTTGGCCCATCTCCAAATCCATTTCCGGCCCCTCTACCTGAACAATGTTCTTTATCCTTTCATCAAAGATTACAAATCcacaacaataaataaataaagcagaaAAACACTGAGAGCTGCATTGGCCACAAAGCAGAAGCCCAGAGAGCCAGAGCCTATCAAATAACAACCGGCCTGCATGGGGGCTTGCACGTAGAGGCAGGCTGCGGTTTAGTGCCGCACAGCCATTTCAAAACCCTCTCTGTGCAATAGTGAAAGTGGCTCATGCAGCTTGGCGGCTACCTACCAGGATAAACACCACCTATGTGTCTCAGCTGGGAGCCGGCCCAGAGGAAATAGCCTTAGGTGCTATTTATCCTGGTAGTTTGCCTCCAAGGTATGTTTGGCACCTTTATTATTGCACGGGATTAAACACAAATACTGAATTCTTGTGCTGCGCCAGCCCATAGTTTGTATGAACCGATGACCCAGGTGGCTTGTTATACAATTGAATTAAGTAAAATAACATCTGTAGCCTCGCACACGGCTGTGGCCAGGAAACTGAAGTTCAGAATGAAAATCTGTCCTCAGCTCACAGCTCGTTTAGCAATTCAATGCAAAGTGCCAATCTGGAATGAGGGTTGTGTTAATCTGTGTTGATTTGAGTCTCAGCAGTCAATAACGACAATATGTTGGGTCAAATTGTCAAAAACCGGCTCCAACTTTGAACAAGCTAAAACCAGATTTTGCATAAACAGATGGGATTTGTGGGTGCCCTCTAGATTATTGGATTTTGTCCATGCAACGTGATGCCTGCTTGATTTGCACTCACAAATCTGATTTGTGGGTGTAAATTGTATGCAAAACTTAGCGGCTGGGATGACATCCAGGTTAGATCTGGCTGTGAGGTTCTTCTGGCCTATAATGTCCTAGAAAAGGGATGATACAGCTGTAACGCTATTGGCAAGCTTCTTCCTGGCAGTGTATTCATAGATAGCATTTCTGCCCTAGACTGCCCATCAGCGCTAAGCTCTGCTGAGACAATGGCACTGCCAGCCACAAGAAGGAGATGGGTGAGCATGAGGGCAAAGCTGCCTTGGCATCTGGCCTGCCACTGGACAGTCCTGGCCTTCCCAGGACACATGGGAATGACCAGTCTCGCCGCCTTCAGGTCAAAGTACAAAACTCACTCATTTGACTTGGCTTTCCCAGAATACTGATCAATGGAAAACCCAAACAGCTGGGCAGGGGGAGTAACAAGGATTTAAATAATTAGATCttcattgaaaaaacaaacattaagtCTTCCAAGGTTCTTAGATGCCCTGGTGCTGAGCAGCTAAACTCCAAGGTAGACATGCACCATTCTGTGCACTGATTTCAAAGTCAGCCCCTCTGTACCATACAGACACTGCCCTTGCCACAGTACAAAATACTGTTTGAGAATGAGCTCGGCAAAATGCCATTTCTACCACAATGGAGAAAACACTCTACAACGTCTGTCTGCGATCTCCCCTATTGTCTCAGATCCGGCCATAGGATACACACAGAATGCTGAGCTGTGCTGCGCTTTGCAATACATACAACGAGGGATGGACAGCTAAAGAGAGCCACATGGTCAGCTGATACAAATCACTACAGTGCCACTGGGTTTAAAAGAACTTGGCTGGTTGccatcagctgagggtctggtccAGGAAGTAGAGAATTTTCTCTGCTCCGTTCTCCCTGCTTTATTTCCAGTATCATTCCCAGAGCCAGTCTCTTACCTGCATGGGGTAGGAGAATGACATTCAGAAGATCCTTCATCCCACACTCAGGGCCCATGACTCCATTGTAACTGGCAGTTCGGGCACAGAACATGAGCCTGCACAGCCGTTCGGTCTCGGTGTTGTTGCTGATGACCGCGTAGACATCAAAATCGCAGCCATTGTTCATGCCCTCGGACACCTTGATCTTGATGCTCACGCCCTTCTCCTCCTCAGTCAGGTAACTCTTCTGGAGTTCTGCTTTTGCAAACACTTCCCTTTCTTGGTCTGATCCTGCAGTGCATGAAAAGATCATTGTTACCAGGTAGGTCAACAAGATGCTGGCACAGGAGTCCCAGCTGCCTTTGCCCTTCTCCCCACAACCGTCCTGAATGAGACCACTGCAGCTTGACCAATCAGATGCTTTATTAATTAGATTATTCTTGTCCAGTCCTGAGTTCCCCCCATTTTATCCCCCAGCACTTGGCTTTTCTCTCACTGGGCAGTGACCAGACCTTCCCAAGCTGCATCATGCTTTGCCCTTCCTTTCTGCCTCTATTTCATCATGACCtatggaggtcccttccagtcctatctcGCTCTGATTCTATGAGCTCAGTGGGAACTAGCATGATTCCTGCCCACAAATCGGCAGAAGAAATGAACACCAGCTGGCACCTGTCCTGCAACACATCCTCCGACAAGCAGCACATACCCTCGGGATACTTGTAGTTGTGGGTAATGTCTTCTCTGGTATCTTTGCCCACGCTTTTCGTGCTCATGTTCTTTCCTACGGTAGAAGAGTGGATGGTCTTCTTTCTGGAGCCATCCTTCTGCAGCACCCAATAAACCACATCCGCATTGACCTCCGCAAAGACAAACGGGATGTCGTATTTCAGCCTCAGTTCACCTTCCTTGATGGCTTTGACTGGAGCTGGCCCGCAGCAGTATGCCCCTGGGGAGAAAGGATTCTGCATTGTCTTCCGTGTTTAGCGAGCACGGTCAGTGTGCTTGGGAATGAGCTGGGTGAGCTGCACCAGTCAGGATCTTGGATATGGTGGGCGCGTGCCATACACCATCTGGACTGGACTGAAGTGAGCACTCAGTAATTGGCCTCTGTAACAGGGCAGCCTGCCCTTTAAAAGCCGGGAGGGCTGAGGAGCGGCCAGCTCTGTTCTGGAGAAGAGCCCGGCAGGCAAGTGCTGGGAATCATCCGACCCAGCTGTGCAGCATCGAGTGAGTGGCTCTGATGGTTCCCAGCTGGGGGAATAGAAACAAGGgccaggagagggcagagggacgctctcccagggctgcagcagaagACAGTGAGAGGGCAAGCAAGCCCCGTGAACCCCTGCCAAGCCTGGGGAAAGTCCTGACCATGACGCTGCCGGAGACCAGGGAGCCCCACAACCTAGGTTGGGAGCAGGGCTAGTGTGCTATTTTTCTGTCTTAGAGAAAAAAAGGGTCCTGAGGTGAGGGCTATGGACAGAACCAGGCGTGGCTGATTGCTTTCGCAGGCAGGCATCATGCCCACTGCCTATAGCATCTCCTTACCTTCGCTCTTCTCCTGAGGAGTCGGATCCAAAGCCTGCCATCCATCACAGCCAGGGGGAAGGTCGGGCCGGGTCATCCAGGACTCCACCCAGCAATGGTAATTCCTGTAAGAAGAGCAAAGAGAGGGGGGAGAGAGTTGAACGGTCATGTCGTCTGCATCCCTGATGTAGGAGGTGTCCAGCAGCCTGTCCTAGAGAGTCACAGCTTTCCAGCGCTGTCTGCTAGGGACACTCAGGCACTGTCCTCTGCCCCTTGCTCAATGCTTGCTGAGGTGGACATTGCCAAGTGCCATTACTGATCTTACAGGGGGCCTCAACCCTGCATGAGATCTGCCTGTAACTGAGTGGAGAACGTGGCCTGCGTTCCTGAATAGCCCAGCTCCTGGCATGCCGTACGGAGCAGTATTTGTGTAGCCCGGGATATTATGATGAGCATTTCACCCTGAAGCACGGCGTCCCTTGCCGTGGACGCTACTCACCATATCATGTCTTTGGATGTCTTCTGCAGGGTTCCCATTTCGTCTAGGTAACGGTCGACGACCAAGTTGCTGTTGGTATCGTGGGCGGAGTTATAATTGGTCACCACGCGGGTGGGAATTCCCAAACATCTCAggactggggagggagagagaaggggagtgaGCCATGGTGACTGGCTATTGGAATCCCTTGAAACCCTTTCCATCCCAGGCTCTCCAAGTGCTGTCCAGTCCCTGAGCCTCACAACCCCTCTGCAATGCAGGGAAGCGTTGTCCTACCAggtgcccaggctgctgtgtggaaGCCCAGAGAGACCATGTCACAGACAGGGGTTGTGGCCACAGCAACCcacatttttttgaaaaaaaaaaattattttgggccAAAATTTCATACGTGCTCCAGGGGAAGCAACAATGATGGAAGGGATGTTCAGTGACACTGACAGTCTGTCAAGCTCTGATACTTCACTAGAAACAGGGCACAAAAGAGGCTGGGGAAATGCTTTCAGGGGATTTCATGAACAGGTCGAATTTAACATCCAACCAGTTTATTTAATCTCCTAGCTGCTGCTTACAATAAACCGGGCACCCTTCAGAATATACGGGTAGTTCTAAAGTTTTGAAGGCCACCGGTAGGGGTGGGCCAGCCTGAGAAGTCCACATATGTTTTAGCTATTTTCTTCCTCCTGTTTATGTACCCAGGAAAACAAGGCCAAACCCTCATGCACTTTGTCCCCAAGAAAAATAAGTGTGTGCACGTATATGTGTGTCTTGAAAAATGTAAGGCCGGATTCTGTTCTGATTTGCACCAGTTTGACTCTGCTCAGATTGGTAAAGTTACCTTTGACTTAGACTGTGGTGACATGAGACTTTGTCCCTATGTGTGCACATGGGGGAAGGCCAATGAATTTTCTGTCAGTCATTCACATAATATTTCTCAATGGTCTGTGTGGATTAATTACATCATTTTAAACTTCTTTGTCATTCATGTAGTACGTGATGCTGTGCCTGTTGCGGGGGGGCTGCGTGCTAGGGGGACACGAGGGAGAAGTAACTGAGAAACCAAGGTGTTTTTATCGTGTTTGCAGTTTCCTGACTAATTAGACTAACAGAAAGTGTAACTGGTAGGAAATCAGCCCAGAGGAGACGCTCCCCTGCTGACAAGTCTGAGCCCATGGACCTCAGCAGAGTTACTCTGGCCCCACAGCAGTGTCAGCTGGGTCATTGTGAGCCCTGGAACGTGAGGAGCGAGTGGGAATCTGAATGATCCAgttctgggaggaagggggaattgtctgcagctgtcagctgGTCTCCTCACCTGTACATGCCACTGCCGCAAAGACCCAGCACTGGCCATATCGGACTGGCTGGCATCCGTACTTCCTCCACCTCCGGAGAATGTCCACACTCCCTATCCAGGACATGGGGCTCACCCCGTCCTCGTACTTATTGTCCCAGCGCCCTGCAAGCACCCCCTGATCATCATTGCAATTCACCTGCAACACAACAGATGAGATTCCTGGTGAGCAGAGGGCATGGAAAGAGCCGTCAGAAGGGAAGCTGTGGGTGTGAGTTTGGACTGGACGCAGAGATCAGTGGAGAAACGGATTCATAACCGGAGGAGTGGTGGATAGATGCGTGCGCTGGTGGATGAACAGACCAGACCAGTGAAGGGGGGATGGATAGGTTTAGGGATAGATGGAGGTAGAAGAGTGAGTGGATGGATTGACAGATGGGTGGAGATTTTATACATGAGAGGAAGAGAGAGCCCCGTGGTCACTCACCTTAATTCCCTTTGTGTGCTCTgtgcctcctccccatcccccgggGACCTCTCGCAAGGCCCAGGCAGCTGCAGACAATCACCCTCTTAAACGGGAAATCCACCTGCCTCTAACACTGGCTGTCTGCAGCCCTGGCCATTCACCGTTACCACGGCAATGGTCGCCCCCAGCCGTATTCATGTTATGCAATTGCACCGTTGGCAGAACGCcagttgggggcagggccacTGCGGGGTAGTCTGCCCCAGGCCCATGTTTGACAGGGCCCCCAAACCTGAGTGGCTCTGTGAGCCCCACAACTCCCGGAGTGGAGCAGAGCCACTGCTGTGGGGTGAGTGTGGTTCAATCGTGCGGACGGTGTGAAAACTTGCTGGGGTGCCTAAGTAGCCCCGTATACAGAATGAGGCAGAGCACAGTCGGGTCAGCTGGGCTGAGCGATCAGTGTCACCACTGTCTAATGGTGCCCATAATACGCGGGGCTGTAGCTGGCTGGCTAACCAGGGCAGCTCAGGGAATACAGGCGACACATTTGGGATCTGGGGATGAGTGATTGGAATGGCCACTGGTGGGCGGACCAGCCAGCAGATAAAAAGCTGCCTGTTGGCTACTCTGAAAGTTCCCCAGACTCACCATGGCGCTCACGACCCGGCCAATGTAAACGGGGTTATTGCGGCGGGAGCAGTCTCGGTTCTGGTCTCGAAGGAATTTGGGGTTTGTATCCAGCAGCTGAAGGCAGGCGTCCAGAATTTCATCTTCAAACTGGTGcagtggagagagagacaggagcGCGGTGAAGCCCGGAAGCTGGCACTGGCACGGCAGGCTACTTGTCCTCCCTGGGCGGGCGAGCTAGCCCAGCGCTGGGACTAGGTCTGGGAGGGATAGAAAGTAGCTGCACCCCAGGGCGTGAGACGCGTCGGgggacccagcccctccctcgcTCAGGTCTGTCTCACGTGCCATTGTAACAAGAGAGCCCAGGGGCAGCATCCTCCAGAGTGGGctgcccccagaccccacccTTTGGGTGGCAGAGGCTCTGCCACTGTCTTGGTAGCTGGGGGCTACCCGGGGTTTGCCCCTTAGTGTGCGGCCATGGCCAGGCCCAGCACAGGGGGATCAGGCACTGACTGTCTCCCCAGTTCAAACATCAGTGAGAATGCGCATTCCTGGCCCTTGCTCTGCTGTGTTCCCACCCGGCCCCGTGCCCAGGCTCCTGAGAAACGCTCGGCATGTTTACTTAGGGAGGCAGCTCGGGGCACTTGGAAGGAGAAAGCGAGAGCCTGACAGGCTGACTGGGACTGGTGCCCTGTCCTCAAGGCACCTGTGAGAGCAGTTCTGCGATGGGGAGGCCTTGACATTTCAGAGCAATGTTatctgaccaggggcggctctcggcattttgccaccccaagcacggcaggcaggctgccttcggcggcttgcctgtgggaggtccccggtcccgcgaattcggtggcagcctgcgggaggtccgccgaagctgcgggaccagcggaccctccacaggcaagccaccaaggGCAGccttgcctgccgccctcgcggcgaccggcagagcgccccccgcggcatgccgccccaagcacgcgcttggcgtgttggtccctggagccgcccctgtatctGACAGCCTGGGGCTTGTACAAAGGTGGGGAGCGGGACAGGGAGTCTGGATGCTTTTGTCCATTTGTGCAGCTAAGGAGCTGGTGTGTGCAAAGTTCAAGGCTAAGCATGGAAAATGAATGAGCTGAGCCTCCCCCCCAGGCGCTGAGCAGACTGCTGGCGTGCAGCTGGGATGCCTCTTGGAAAGCCGGGCCATGGCCGGGCCCCACGCATCCGTGGGAACCCAGCTGCTTAGCCCCATCATCCTTGCAGGAGTCACAAGACTTCCCTGAAGAGGCTCGGATCCCCCAGGGACATGGGTGCCTCTTGCTGCTTTAGGAGCCTGAATCCACCATTTGGGTCCTACTGACATCCTCAGCAGCTGCCCAAATTCCCTCAGCGCTCACTGTTCTGCTCTCGCCACCTGACTGTACCGTTGGGTGTGCACACAGCGCCCTcggtgccaggggcggctctagcctttttgccgccccaagcccctcggtggcttgcctgcgggaggtccccggtcccgcggcttcggcagcgtgcctgcgggaggtccccggtcccgcggcttcggcagcgtgcctgcgggaggtccccggtcccgcggcttcggcagcgtgcctgcgggaggtccccggtcccgcggcttcggcagcgtgcctgcgggaggtccccggtcccgcggcttcggcggcgtgcctgcgggaggtccccggtcccgcggcttcggcggcgtgcctgcgggaggtccccggtcccgcggcttcggcggcgtgcctgcgggaggtccccggtcccgcggattcagcggcatgtctgcaggaggtccaccggtcctgcggcttcggtgtacccaccgctgaatttccgctgaatctgcgggaccagcggacctcccgcaggcaagccatcgaaggctgcctgactgctgccctcgcagggactggcaaggcgcccccgcagcttgctgccccagcacgcgcttggagcgctggtgcctggagccgccgctgctcgGAGCCGCCCCAGCCCGCACTCAGAGCCCTAGCTGTGGAGGTCCCCGCCCATCTCGACAATGGGGCCCCGTCCTCAGGCATGCCCGGAGCACACCTGAGCCCTCCAGATGAGTgtgtgtctcccccaccccagcgcaGCCGAGTGCGACAGCACATGTGCAAGTCCCTGGTCTGCAGGGGGAAGTTGAACGTCAGTGTCCCGCTTCCCAGGGGAACATCCTTCCCGCTAGAACATTGGATATGGGGGCGGGGTCTCTCTTTCTGTCTGAGATGGGCTTAGGGCTCTTGGTGGAGGGAGCTGTCTGTCTCTGGCCAGCCAGCTGCTTAGGTGCCTAATCCCACCACGTTCCCTGCCTTTCATTCCcagctagcttaggcagctccccaccccgctGGTTTCTGAATGTCTCCCGCCCCCCCTTGCTGTGCACTAACACGCTGTGTGGACAAACCCTTCAGCCAGCGTCTAACTCTCCCCCTGCATtgtgcagggagcctggggctgagGATTGCACTGGGCAGCCAGTGCTCAGAAGggcctttgaggagctgggcttgAGTGACAGCTGCTGTtctgcacaggagccagggaacttTGGTGACCTAGGGTGATTTTTGTAATGGTGGAGGAGGAATTTGCTGCATTCAGGGGTGCAGTGGTGGTGAATGCTAAGAGGCTGGAAAGCCCCTGATTCAGCTCCACCCCCGACAGGACCCCCTCCCAGGAGGCGCTCAgaaggagggagagctcagtggtttgagcattggcctgctaaacccagggttgtgagttcaatccttgagggggccactgagggatctggggcaaaatcagtccttggtcctgctagtgaaggcagggggctggactcgatgacctctcggggtcccttccagctctaggagataggacAGGTATAGCTGCAGCTCTGTTGTCTGCCTTGGGAATTGCAGGTCACTCAGCCCCAATGAGAGAGGAGCTCACGGGTGGGGGAACGTGGCTggagccagctgcagccccagccccaataTGGCCAAAGGCGTTTGAAATGCAGACATGACGTGCTCCTGACCAAAATACACCGAGGCAGGGCACTGGCAGTCCCCTTATCAGCACTGTAActtgggaggggggagctggttATCTTACAAAGGCCCCTCCATATGTTTCCCAGGCAGAGGGTGTTTTTGTCATTATTATGGAGTGTTCTGTCCTGGCCTCTCTCCCAGGTCTCATTGGTTAAGGATTTATGGGCTGCTCCGGGGATCTGAACTCAGCATTTTCCCCTTCGGAAATGAGATTTTAATTTGCCTCTAGAGGCAGGAGGTGTGAGATTTCCACTGAGGTGTTATCAGAGGACACAGAAATTGACCcctgctgcccagcacatgggATGGGAGGTGCTGGGTGAGCAGCGAACCCt
This window encodes:
- the TGM2 gene encoding protein-glutamine gamma-glutamyltransferase 2 — its product is MAEDLVLELCNLECECNNRNHMTADMGSQKLVVRRGQSFTITLLFAGRGYKEGVDRLTLNVETGPCPIESSGTKSRFPVSAVLQESAWSAAVDHQDGAALSLLVYSPPDARIGRYALTLEASTGHQGTSFRLGEFILLFNPWYPDDSVFLEYEDQRCEFVLTQQGLIYQGSLKFIVPTAWNFGQFEDEILDACLQLLDTNPKFLRDQNRDCSRRNNPVYIGRVVSAMVNCNDDQGVLAGRWDNKYEDGVSPMSWIGSVDILRRWRKYGCQPVRYGQCWVFAAVACTVLRCLGIPTRVVTNYNSAHDTNSNLVVDRYLDEMGTLQKTSKDMIWNYHCWVESWMTRPDLPPGCDGWQALDPTPQEKSEGAYCCGPAPVKAIKEGELRLKYDIPFVFAEVNADVVYWVLQKDGSRKKTIHSSTVGKNMSTKSVGKDTREDITHNYKYPEGSDQEREVFAKAELQKSYLTEEEKGVSIKIKVSEGMNNGCDFDVYAVISNNTETERLCRLMFCARTASYNGVMGPECGMKDLLNVILLPHAEKTVPLRILYEKYGSCLTQDNMIKLVALLFEYQTGDIVLGVRDIYIKNPDIKIRVLGEPMQKRKLVAELTLTNPLSTPLSGCVFTLEGAGLTEGQKTQELASPVEPGQEAKVRMDLAPTLSGLHKLVVNFESDKLKGVKGYRNVIVAPLPK